A part of Kwoniella dejecticola CBS 10117 chromosome 5, complete sequence genomic DNA contains:
- a CDS encoding dihydropyrimidinase yields MSNPFQFDLVVKNGTVVTAADQVACDIGIKDGVIVCLGKDLPHDSNCQIIDAEGGYITPGGVDSHVHIGQSASGARSADNWTTGTRGAISGGTTTVIAFAVQAKGKQVMPAVEAYYDLAKDQTHTDYSFHAIISDPTQDVVKNEIPKMIEFGVTSVKIYMTYPLLKLNDRQVLDILCAARRTGVTTMVHAENADIIDWMTENLIERGMVEPWHHGTSRPPLVETEATNRAICLSEVVDAPMLIVHVSSKEATAHIRKAQTRGLPIYSETCPHYALLTAEKMQAPGFEGAKCVCAPPLRSDPQEREVIWEGLANGTFTVFSSDHAPTNYYDAQGKQLGLKDPVKNPRGHFKHIPNGLPGVCTRTPLLWSEGVLKGRISPQKFVELNSTNAAKLYGLYPKKGTIAPGSDADLVIWRPEKARKALTIKQTDLHHGADYTPYEGMEIQDWPKLVLLRGKIAYDGETNTVLNKAGEGQYLKRGFSTLPGPRGNSAAWINGFNPHE; encoded by the exons ATGAGTAATCCCTTCcaattcgatctcgtcgtCAAAAACGGTACAGTGGTCACCGCTGCGGACCAAGTAGCCTGCGATATCGGTATCAAAGACGGGGTGATTGTGTGTCTTGGTAAAGATCTTCCACATGATTCGAATTGCCAAATTATcgatgcagaaggaggataCATAACA CCTGGAGGTGTCGACTCTCATGTTCATATTGGGCAGTCGGCATCGGGAGCGAGGTCGGCAGACAATTGGACGACCGGAACGAGAGGAGCCATATCGGGAGGTACAACGACTGTCATAGCATTTGCGGTACAAGCCAAAGGGAAGCAAGTCATGCCAGCCGTAGAAGCATACTATGATTTAGCCAAGGATCAAACACATACCGACTATAGTTTCCACGCCATTATCAGTGATCCAACGCAGGATGTGGTCAAGAACGAGATACCAAAGATGATTGAGTTCGGAGTTACCAgtgtgaag ATCTACATGACTTACCCTCTCTTGAAGCTGAACGATCGACAAGTACTCGATATTCTTTGTGCAGCTCGTCGCACCGGAGTAACTACCATGGTCCATGCCGAAAATGCGGATATAATTGACTGGATGACCGAGAACTTGATTGAAAGAGGAATGGTCGAACCATGGCACCATGGTACCTCTCGACCGCCTCTGGTGGAGACGGAAGCTACCAACCGAGCTATCTGTCTTTCTGAAGTGGTCGACGCACCAATGCTCATTGTGCATGTATCGTCAAAAGAGGCAACGGCCCATATCAGGAAAGCCCAAACCAGAGGTCTTCCAATTTACAGTGAAACTTGTCCCCATTACGCTTTATTGACTGCCGAGAAGATGCAAGCACCAGGATTTGAAGG TGCCAAGTGCGTATGTGCTCCGCCGCTTCGAAGTGATCCTCAAGAGCGAGAAGTGATATGGGAAGGGTTGGCCAACGGGACATTCACCGTGTTCTCGTCGGATCACGCTCCTACCAATTATTACGATGCACAAGGTAAACAATTAGGCTTGAAGGATCCGGTCAAGAATCCTCGAGGACATTTCAAGCATATCCCCAATGGTCTACCTGGTGTCTGTACTAGAACACCTTTGCTATGGTCGGAAGGTGTCTTGAAGGGAAGGATCTCCCCGCAGAAATTCGTTGAACTCAATTCCACGAATGCGGCTAAGTTGTATG GCCTGTATCCGAAGAAAGGAACGATTGCACCTGGATCCGATGCCGACCTGGTCATTTGGAGACCTGAAAAAGCTAGAAAAGCATTGACGATCAAGCAGACAGACTTGCACCATGGTGCAGATTATACACCATACGAAGGTATGGAAATACAAGATTGGCCAAAGTTGGTCTTGCTCCGAGGAAAGATTGCATACGATGGTGAAACCAATACTGTGTTGAACAAGGCTGGAGAGGGACAGTATCTAAAACGAGGCTTCAGTACACTGCC GGGACCACGAGGGAATTCAGCTGCTTGGATCAATGGTTTCAACCCACACGAGTAG